The following coding sequences are from one Desulfosporosinus orientis DSM 765 window:
- a CDS encoding NAD(P)-dependent malic enzyme, whose amino-acid sequence MSLNTDALKLHAENRGKIEVVGKVACRSYADLSLAYSPGVAEPCLEIAKDPGLVNVYTNRANCIAVVSNGTAVLGLGDIGARAAMPVMEGKALLFKTFAGVDAFPICLNTKNPDEIVALTKLLEPTFGGVNLEDIKAPECFEIEEKLKEIYDGPIFHDDQHGTAVVTLAGIINALKVVKKDLAKVKIVTSGAGAAGMAIVKLLMDCGLQNVIMCDTKGTIYEGRKEGMNKYKEEIAQKTNRFMVKGSLADALQDADVFIGISVGNTVTPEMIKSMAKDAIVFAQANPVPEIMPEEAKQAGAAVVGTGRSDYPNQINNILAFPGIFRGTLDCQASEINGPMKIAAAQAIAAIVSPAELNAEYVIPQAFNPQVAPAVASAVAKAAMDSGVARKEVDPDWVAQNVYHLT is encoded by the coding sequence ATGTCTTTAAATACGGATGCACTCAAATTGCACGCAGAAAATCGGGGAAAAATAGAAGTTGTAGGCAAGGTAGCCTGCCGCAGTTACGCTGACCTCAGCTTAGCCTATTCCCCGGGAGTTGCGGAACCTTGCCTGGAAATTGCCAAAGATCCCGGCCTGGTCAATGTGTATACCAACCGGGCCAATTGTATCGCCGTAGTTTCTAATGGCACTGCCGTTCTGGGACTGGGGGACATCGGCGCCCGGGCGGCAATGCCTGTCATGGAAGGGAAAGCCCTCCTTTTTAAAACCTTTGCCGGAGTGGATGCCTTTCCGATTTGCCTGAACACCAAAAACCCGGATGAAATCGTAGCCCTAACTAAACTATTGGAGCCCACTTTTGGAGGAGTAAATCTGGAAGATATTAAAGCACCGGAATGCTTTGAAATTGAAGAGAAGCTCAAGGAAATATATGACGGTCCTATTTTTCACGATGATCAGCATGGCACCGCTGTGGTTACTTTAGCCGGAATAATTAATGCCCTGAAAGTGGTCAAAAAAGATCTGGCTAAAGTCAAAATCGTGACCAGCGGAGCAGGCGCGGCCGGGATGGCCATCGTTAAATTATTAATGGATTGCGGTCTCCAGAACGTGATTATGTGCGATACTAAGGGAACTATCTATGAGGGCCGCAAAGAGGGAATGAATAAATATAAAGAGGAAATTGCTCAAAAGACAAACCGCTTTATGGTCAAGGGAAGTCTGGCAGATGCCCTGCAGGATGCCGATGTGTTCATAGGCATATCCGTGGGAAATACGGTGACTCCGGAGATGATCAAATCAATGGCCAAAGACGCCATTGTCTTTGCTCAAGCCAATCCGGTTCCGGAAATCATGCCGGAAGAAGCCAAGCAGGCCGGAGCGGCGGTGGTAGGAACAGGCCGCTCAGATTATCCTAACCAAATTAACAATATCCTGGCTTTTCCCGGAATTTTCCGGGGTACCCTGGATTGCCAGGCTTCAGAGATTAATGGCCCAATGAAAATTGCGGCGGCCCAAGCTATTGCCGCAATAGTCAGTCCGGCGGAACTGAATGCCGAGTATGTCATTCCCCAGGCCTTCAACCCCCAGGTTGCTCCTGCTGTAGCCTCCGCTGTTGCCAAAGCCGCCATGGACAGCGGCGTGGCCAGGAAAGAAGTAGATCCGGACTGGGTAGCTCAAAATGTCTACCATTTAACTTGA
- a CDS encoding PucR family transcriptional regulator: protein MNLNMHMLLDEFSDLNPVSFLNDSIDLTLSSIAWISPQAVFSPDTLYLGSAADLMVYDGNLKDANLISLGALDSDFALRNQCNIISFTEALSIDQIASLIFKIQKKYDEWNNRMLSAIVSKQPMQKFFDIGLDVIHNPMILVGPLNTLILAVGEIPGNCSDSIWRELLDQGYVSYEHPLYNEFLKAAYKYPNEDHPFTVKIPKHNFTYLISNLFQDGKRSGALMLNELKHPFTTGQLTLVKYFGSILEQAIKSTPDFQILSSNANSFVYQLLKHVYLKENIITNCLKSIGWKVYDEYYCLYFIRDHRKHVKDVLMDVLSHELSWVFPTAMILDYKNGIIVILRNSDFPFDQNNLRAKLLLLIERFSLTIGISSIFYDFKNLKRHYDECNLALKYGQDGDQDTSVHFFQDYVIRHLTRFIFVENGRNQFIHTKIELLHKYDQRNKTDLVKTLLTYFQFGQSKSLAAEQMHLHRNTLTYRLGIINKLIGIDCTHRIMDENEILHIMLSSKFIEYQSV, encoded by the coding sequence TCTATTGCCTGGATCAGCCCACAAGCTGTTTTTTCACCGGACACCCTATATTTAGGAAGTGCAGCTGACTTGATGGTTTATGATGGTAATTTAAAGGATGCAAATTTAATATCCCTTGGGGCATTGGATTCTGATTTTGCACTTCGGAATCAATGCAATATTATTAGTTTTACTGAGGCTTTAAGTATTGATCAAATCGCCAGCCTGATTTTTAAAATCCAAAAGAAATATGACGAGTGGAATAATCGCATGCTCTCCGCTATCGTCTCCAAACAACCCATGCAAAAATTTTTTGATATTGGTTTAGATGTAATTCATAACCCCATGATCCTGGTTGGACCATTAAATACACTGATTCTGGCAGTTGGTGAAATACCCGGTAATTGCAGTGATTCCATTTGGAGAGAACTTCTGGACCAAGGCTATGTTTCCTATGAACACCCTTTATACAATGAATTCTTAAAAGCAGCCTATAAATATCCCAACGAGGATCATCCTTTTACCGTAAAAATCCCTAAGCATAATTTTACCTACCTTATTTCCAATCTCTTTCAGGATGGAAAACGCAGCGGTGCCTTAATGCTTAATGAACTTAAGCATCCCTTTACAACCGGCCAGCTGACCCTTGTTAAGTATTTTGGCAGCATCCTTGAACAAGCCATTAAAAGCACTCCGGATTTTCAGATTCTTTCATCTAATGCTAACTCATTTGTTTATCAATTGCTGAAACATGTTTACCTGAAGGAAAATATTATTACCAATTGTCTGAAGTCGATAGGGTGGAAAGTATACGATGAATATTACTGTTTATATTTCATCCGTGATCACCGCAAACATGTCAAAGACGTCCTCATGGATGTTCTTTCCCATGAATTAAGTTGGGTCTTCCCTACTGCCATGATCTTGGATTATAAAAACGGCATTATTGTTATTTTGCGTAATTCTGATTTTCCCTTCGACCAGAACAATTTAAGAGCTAAACTATTATTATTAATTGAAAGGTTTTCCTTAACTATCGGTATCAGCTCGATTTTCTATGACTTTAAGAACTTAAAACGCCATTATGACGAATGCAATTTAGCCCTAAAATACGGCCAAGATGGTGATCAGGATACATCCGTTCATTTCTTTCAGGATTATGTGATAAGACATCTCACACGTTTTATATTTGTAGAAAATGGCAGGAACCAGTTCATTCATACAAAAATTGAATTACTTCACAAGTATGATCAGCGAAATAAAACTGACCTTGTTAAGACTTTACTCACCTATTTTCAATTTGGTCAAAGTAAATCCTTGGCTGCAGAACAAATGCATCTGCACAGAAATACACTGACCTATCGATTAGGGATTATTAACAAGTTGATTGGGATTGACTGCACTCATCGAATTATGGATGAAAATGAAATTCTTCATATCATGCTGTCCAGTAAATTTATCGAATATCAATCTGTGTAA
- a CDS encoding helix-turn-helix domain-containing protein yields the protein MENESNNQHTRIINSFHSVFGSEKLLAQVIDFFPYSIQVYSPDGTSVLVNQALLKEYHIPSPDMIVGKYNIFKDPAIAGTNLIHSVKRAFQGETIFLTDIKVPFEDITQRYGINDLDIEALYQDITIFPILNSENQISYIVALLINRRVYQGKNEIIRAKEYIESHWLDTFVAGEVAKAAGLSKTHFTRLFKKHTGMTPHDYYTNYKINKLKEKLSDFNLSVAQAFAICGLDYNGHFARVFKEKVGLSPAQYRNTVNS from the coding sequence GTGGAAAATGAGTCCAATAACCAACACACTCGTATCATTAATTCATTTCACTCGGTTTTTGGAAGCGAAAAACTCCTTGCCCAAGTAATTGATTTTTTTCCTTACTCAATCCAGGTTTACTCCCCTGACGGCACATCGGTGCTGGTCAATCAGGCACTCCTCAAAGAATATCATATCCCCAGCCCGGATATGATCGTCGGTAAATACAATATTTTCAAAGACCCTGCCATTGCCGGAACAAACCTTATCCATTCGGTAAAGCGCGCTTTTCAAGGAGAAACGATTTTTTTGACGGACATAAAGGTACCCTTTGAGGATATCACCCAGCGGTACGGCATTAATGATTTAGATATAGAAGCCCTTTATCAGGATATCACGATTTTTCCTATTCTGAATAGCGAAAACCAGATCTCCTATATCGTGGCACTTCTTATTAACAGACGAGTCTACCAGGGAAAAAATGAAATTATCCGGGCCAAAGAGTACATAGAAAGTCATTGGCTTGATACCTTTGTTGCCGGTGAAGTCGCCAAAGCTGCAGGCCTCAGCAAAACTCACTTCACAAGGCTATTTAAAAAACATACCGGCATGACCCCACACGATTATTACACAAATTATAAAATCAACAAGCTAAAAGAAAAATTATCCGATTTCAATCTTTCTGTAGCTCAAGCCTTTGCAATCTGCGGCCTGGATTACAATGGCCATTTTGCCAGGGTCTTTAAAGAAAAAGTAGGCCTTTCACCAGCTCAATACCGGAATACCGTCAATTCTTAA
- a CDS encoding class B sortase encodes MKVSFRIIAALSSLLFLLSAGIYLNYYIDLQLLHKEMKALRESKQAIAASPGEGSKLAPLYEQNNDIVGWLSIEGTSIDYPVMQTPENEVYYLDKDFTKKDNRNGLPILDTACDFIRPSDNLIIHGHNMKNGMMFAELLAYEDEGFCREHPFIHFDTLYRPNCYRVVAVFYSQVYYSTDQVFKYYQFTEAGSRENFNQFINNIRSLSLYDTGVIPAYGDKLLTLSTCSYHTENGRFVVVARREADSAT; translated from the coding sequence ATGAAGGTATCATTCCGGATTATTGCCGCTCTTTCCTCTCTGCTCTTTCTTTTAAGCGCAGGAATTTATTTAAACTATTATATTGACCTGCAGTTACTGCACAAAGAAATGAAGGCGCTGCGGGAAAGTAAACAAGCCATTGCAGCGTCGCCAGGCGAAGGATCAAAACTCGCCCCCCTTTACGAACAAAACAACGACATTGTCGGCTGGCTCTCCATTGAGGGCACATCCATTGATTATCCCGTAATGCAGACACCTGAGAACGAGGTATATTATCTGGATAAAGACTTTACTAAAAAAGATAACCGAAACGGCCTACCGATTTTGGACACAGCCTGTGACTTTATCCGTCCCAGCGATAATCTGATTATTCACGGGCACAACATGAAAAACGGTATGATGTTTGCCGAGCTCTTAGCTTATGAAGATGAAGGGTTTTGCCGGGAGCATCCCTTCATCCACTTTGATACCCTCTATCGTCCCAACTGCTACCGGGTTGTGGCAGTTTTTTATTCTCAAGTATACTACAGCACCGATCAGGTATTTAAATACTATCAGTTCACAGAGGCTGGAAGTAGAGAGAACTTTAATCAATTTATAAATAATATCCGCTCCCTCTCCCTGTACGATACCGGAGTTATTCCCGCATATGGCGACAAGCTTCTTACTCTATCCACCTGCAGCTATCATACGGAAAACGGACGCTTTGTCGTAGTAGCTAGAAGAGAAGCGGACTCTGCCACCTAA
- a CDS encoding LysR family transcriptional regulator yields MEIRHLEYLMEVARHKSFSKAAEVTHISQPTISKAIKDLEAELGKTLFYRSTKYVELTDAGEAILEQAQQIVASFRNIHAQLDGLEKLQTGKVHIGLPPLTAVTAFSHMLGAFKSHFPKIHIQLYEYGPKQIEASLQEGLLDFGIFTPEDSDLFEWIWFEQDPHRIMMHPTHPLAKRGHVDYADLKGEQLIIYNSYYKLHDQIINGCKRAGFIPEIAFETTQRELMTQMVTAKLGLALLPSKICKDFDPEIIAVRPFSDSQLFLELALTWKRNRYLSHAARRFLAFVSDSVPGQI; encoded by the coding sequence GTGGAGATAAGGCATTTAGAGTATTTAATGGAAGTTGCGCGTCACAAAAGTTTCAGTAAGGCGGCTGAAGTTACTCATATCTCTCAGCCGACTATCAGCAAAGCGATCAAGGATTTGGAGGCGGAGCTGGGCAAGACCTTATTTTACCGCAGCACGAAATATGTTGAGCTAACCGATGCCGGTGAAGCCATTCTTGAACAGGCACAGCAGATTGTGGCCTCTTTCAGAAATATTCATGCCCAACTGGACGGGCTTGAAAAACTGCAGACAGGCAAAGTCCATATCGGATTGCCTCCGCTTACGGCGGTGACTGCATTTTCCCATATGCTGGGCGCTTTTAAGAGTCATTTTCCGAAAATCCATATACAGCTTTATGAGTATGGTCCCAAACAGATTGAAGCGTCTCTTCAGGAGGGTTTGTTGGACTTTGGGATCTTTACCCCCGAAGACAGTGATCTTTTTGAATGGATCTGGTTTGAACAAGATCCCCACAGAATCATGATGCATCCCACCCATCCTTTAGCGAAACGCGGGCACGTGGATTATGCAGACCTGAAAGGGGAGCAGCTGATTATCTATAACAGCTATTACAAGCTTCATGACCAGATTATTAACGGGTGCAAAAGGGCCGGCTTTATTCCGGAAATTGCCTTTGAGACTACCCAGCGCGAGTTAATGACCCAAATGGTGACAGCCAAACTGGGTTTAGCCCTCCTGCCCAGTAAAATCTGTAAAGACTTTGATCCCGAAATCATTGCCGTCCGCCCGTTTTCCGATTCTCAATTATTCCTGGAATTAGCATTGACTTGGAAAAGAAACCGGTATCTCTCTCATGCTGCGCGCCGGTTTTTGGCGTTTGTTTCAGACTCTGTCCCAGGCCAGATTTAA
- a CDS encoding NAD(P)/FAD-dependent oxidoreductase, protein MGYCADVIIIGGGIIGNSTAYYLAKKGCSVIVLEKSDALGNGGSSRNGGGVRQSGRDKRELPLAMYGVKHLWPALSEELGMDVEYYQQGNLRLGKSENHLKILAGLTERAVALGLDVKMIDKTEAKAINPYLSDEVGGASWCPTDGHANPLLATLAYYRKARELGVRFISGAEVTGIKKVKGQARQVVTTEDVYEGERIILAAGYESRDIAASVGIDVPMTKALLEVLVTEAQPAMFYQMLGTAAADFYGHQSSHGSFVFGGTSGLEDVNKDNGTPVTNSITAPCICRGIMNYFPCLAEAKIVRTWAGWIDVCADHVPVISQVEEVPGLILACAFSGHGFGIAPVVGTLLAQMAVGEAPALDVSDFRYDRFKAKL, encoded by the coding sequence ATGGGGTATTGCGCAGATGTGATTATCATCGGCGGAGGGATTATCGGCAATTCCACCGCTTACTATTTAGCCAAAAAGGGTTGTTCCGTGATCGTTCTGGAGAAAAGTGATGCTTTGGGCAACGGCGGTTCCAGCAGAAACGGCGGCGGTGTAAGGCAATCAGGGCGGGATAAACGGGAATTACCCTTAGCCATGTATGGCGTCAAGCATTTATGGCCCGCTCTTTCCGAAGAATTGGGAATGGACGTGGAGTATTACCAGCAAGGCAACCTGCGCCTAGGCAAAAGCGAAAACCATCTTAAAATTTTGGCAGGACTTACGGAGCGGGCTGTTGCCTTGGGTTTAGATGTAAAGATGATTGATAAAACAGAGGCTAAGGCCATCAATCCTTATCTCTCCGACGAGGTCGGCGGTGCCAGCTGGTGCCCAACGGACGGGCATGCCAATCCCCTCCTGGCAACTCTGGCCTATTACCGCAAAGCAAGAGAATTGGGCGTCAGGTTCATCAGCGGTGCAGAAGTGACTGGGATTAAGAAAGTTAAAGGGCAGGCCAGACAAGTGGTGACCACTGAGGATGTTTATGAGGGTGAGAGAATTATTTTAGCAGCGGGGTATGAGAGCCGGGATATTGCCGCAAGTGTGGGTATTGACGTGCCCATGACCAAGGCTTTGCTGGAAGTCCTGGTGACGGAAGCCCAGCCCGCCATGTTTTATCAGATGCTGGGCACGGCAGCTGCCGACTTTTATGGGCATCAAAGCTCTCATGGTTCTTTTGTCTTCGGCGGCACCTCAGGTTTAGAGGACGTGAATAAGGATAACGGTACTCCGGTTACCAACAGTATCACCGCACCCTGCATCTGCCGGGGTATTATGAACTATTTCCCTTGTCTCGCCGAGGCTAAAATCGTCAGAACATGGGCGGGCTGGATTGATGTCTGTGCGGATCACGTTCCGGTGATCAGTCAGGTTGAAGAGGTGCCCGGACTTATTCTGGCCTGTGCCTTTAGCGGGCATGGCTTTGGAATCGCTCCTGTCGTAGGAACTCTGCTGGCTCAGATGGCTGTGGGCGAAGCGCCCGCTCTGGATGTCAGTGATTTTCGCTATGATCGCTTCAAAGCTAAGCTATAG
- a CDS encoding TIM barrel protein, giving the protein MNEAIRQYMKVGLVHFMAYPATINGDGPILKTLREIALDDYFEVVEITPLRDREIRKQVKKIVDTAHLELSYAGMPGQKKTSRNINDLNENLRLQALADLKKEIDEAYEMGAQTYAFMSGRYREDRKEEALLALIQSTKELCAYARAKGKMQIALEVFDYDIENYSLIGPVELAKRYAQAVREEYDHFGLLVDLSHLPQLRETPAESLIPVKDYIIQAHMGNAVIKDKSSPAYGDAHPRFGFPGSEHDVEELTAYLRVLLSIGFLNKENRPIVSLEVKPAADEDPGLVIANAKRVLNLAWDRV; this is encoded by the coding sequence ATGAATGAAGCAATCCGCCAATATATGAAAGTAGGTCTGGTCCATTTTATGGCGTATCCCGCCACGATCAACGGTGATGGCCCCATCCTCAAAACTTTAAGAGAGATTGCCCTGGACGATTACTTTGAAGTAGTTGAGATTACCCCGCTCAGGGACCGGGAAATCAGAAAACAAGTAAAAAAGATAGTGGACACTGCCCATCTGGAACTCTCTTACGCCGGGATGCCCGGGCAAAAGAAAACAAGCCGGAATATTAACGACCTCAACGAGAATTTACGGCTTCAGGCCTTGGCTGACCTAAAAAAAGAAATTGATGAAGCCTATGAAATGGGAGCCCAAACCTACGCTTTTATGAGCGGCAGGTATAGGGAAGACAGAAAAGAAGAAGCTTTGCTGGCTCTCATTCAATCCACCAAGGAATTATGCGCCTATGCCCGGGCCAAGGGGAAAATGCAAATTGCCCTGGAAGTCTTCGACTATGACATAGAAAATTACTCCCTAATCGGGCCCGTTGAGCTGGCCAAGCGCTATGCCCAAGCTGTACGTGAGGAATATGATCATTTCGGCTTATTGGTGGATTTAAGCCACCTGCCTCAGCTGCGGGAAACTCCGGCAGAATCCCTAATTCCCGTTAAGGATTATATCATTCAAGCCCACATGGGCAATGCTGTTATCAAGGATAAATCAAGTCCCGCCTACGGAGACGCCCACCCCAGATTCGGCTTTCCCGGCAGTGAACATGATGTTGAAGAATTAACCGCTTATCTCCGCGTCCTCCTTTCCATCGGCTTTTTAAACAAAGAAAACCGGCCCATCGTCAGCCTTGAGGTTAAACCTGCCGCCGACGAGGATCCCGGTTTGGTCATAGCCAATGCCAAAAGGGTTTTAAATCTGGCCTGGGACAGAGTCTGA
- a CDS encoding HpcH/HpaI aldolase/citrate lyase family protein yields MTVMRSMLYVPGNDKKALDEALTFQADVIVLDLEDLVPPAEKEKARQMVRENIQYAGSAGLEAWVRVNAWETNLTNSDLEAVVYPGLCGINLTKVSGAPDVQRLDWRLEELERERGLDVGSVKICLLIETAVGIVKAYESCAASPRVVAAIFGAVDYTRDMQVKLTSEAVEQQFARGYLAVAARAARILAIDAPFLAYRDIPGYERNVAEGRQMGYKGRMIVHPNLVEASNRLYAPDPADVQWARDVSKAFEEEAIAQGKAAIVFKDRLVDTPVYYNALDILAAQSEIEAKLGKK; encoded by the coding sequence ATGACTGTCATGAGATCGATGCTCTATGTTCCGGGCAACGACAAGAAAGCTCTGGATGAAGCTTTAACTTTTCAGGCCGATGTGATCGTCCTGGATCTTGAGGATTTGGTCCCTCCTGCTGAGAAAGAAAAAGCGCGGCAAATGGTTCGGGAAAATATTCAATATGCCGGATCCGCCGGCTTAGAAGCCTGGGTCAGAGTCAATGCCTGGGAAACCAATCTGACCAATTCCGATTTGGAAGCGGTAGTCTATCCAGGCCTGTGCGGAATCAATCTGACTAAGGTCAGCGGCGCTCCAGATGTTCAGCGTTTAGACTGGAGGCTGGAAGAGCTGGAACGGGAGCGTGGGCTGGATGTAGGCAGTGTAAAGATCTGCCTGCTGATTGAAACAGCAGTAGGGATTGTTAAAGCCTATGAGTCTTGTGCAGCCAGCCCTCGTGTTGTAGCCGCGATTTTTGGTGCTGTTGATTACACCCGGGATATGCAGGTGAAATTGACGTCGGAGGCGGTGGAGCAGCAGTTTGCCAGGGGCTATCTGGCGGTTGCGGCCCGTGCTGCCCGGATCCTGGCCATTGATGCACCGTTTCTCGCTTATCGGGATATTCCCGGGTATGAGCGCAACGTGGCGGAAGGACGCCAAATGGGGTATAAAGGCCGGATGATCGTCCATCCCAATTTAGTCGAAGCCTCAAACCGTCTTTACGCTCCCGATCCTGCGGATGTTCAATGGGCGCGGGACGTGTCCAAAGCTTTTGAAGAAGAAGCTATTGCCCAGGGGAAGGCGGCCATTGTTTTCAAAGACAGACTGGTAGATACTCCGGTGTATTACAATGCTTTGGATATTCTCGCAGCCCAATCCGAAATCGAGGCCAAGCTGGGCAAAAAATAG